From Chloracidobacterium sp. N, the proteins below share one genomic window:
- a CDS encoding ParA family protein yields the protein MRVAIFNQSGGVGKTSLTRDLGYELATRGQRVLVIDADPQGTLGSFLGMEPAARPREETFWAAVCDGAEAAPRLWPTEFDLTIGLANRFLVGDELSLMQQSDPARLLAVVEAHLTAYDWVLFDCPPKISEITLQILLAADALLAPVQTEAKSVESFAEVQLEVVRAQRRRKNMRLPPLRVLGVVPTLYNPRLVLHRHHYAELTGRICPSFGFHVFSPIRDYVAVSEAGTRRQPLKCYAPRCPAAADVAALATAVLQMSSDHG from the coding sequence ATGCGCGTGGCAATTTTCAACCAGTCGGGTGGGGTGGGAAAAACGTCGCTGACGCGCGACCTGGGCTATGAACTGGCCACGCGCGGTCAGCGGGTGCTCGTCATTGACGCCGACCCGCAGGGAACGCTCGGCAGCTTTCTGGGGATGGAACCGGCGGCGCGCCCCCGCGAGGAGACATTCTGGGCCGCCGTCTGCGACGGCGCAGAAGCCGCTCCGCGCCTGTGGCCGACGGAGTTTGACCTGACCATCGGACTGGCCAACCGGTTTCTCGTGGGCGACGAGCTGAGCCTGATGCAGCAGAGCGATCCGGCCCGGCTGCTGGCTGTGGTCGAGGCGCACCTGACGGCCTACGACTGGGTGCTGTTTGACTGCCCGCCGAAGATTTCCGAAATCACGCTTCAGATTCTGCTGGCGGCCGATGCCCTGCTGGCCCCCGTCCAGACCGAAGCCAAGTCGGTGGAGAGCTTCGCCGAGGTGCAACTGGAGGTCGTCCGGGCGCAGCGGCGGCGCAAGAACATGCGGCTGCCGCCGCTGCGGGTGCTGGGCGTGGTGCCGACGCTGTACAACCCCCGTCTGGTGCTGCACCGCCACCACTACGCCGAACTCACCGGGCGGATTTGCCCCTCGTTCGGGTTTCACGTCTTCAGTCCCATTCGGGACTATGTGGCGGTCTCCGAAGCCGGTACGCGGCGGCAGCCGCTCAAGTGCTATGCACCCCGGTGTCCGGCGGCGGCCGATGTGGCCGCGCTGGCGACGGCGGTGCTCCAGATGTCATCTGACCACGGGTGA
- a CDS encoding aldo/keto reductase, whose product MEYRQLGHTGMRVSALGFGGAEIGFTPGITQGQVTALITAALDTGLNVVDTAAAYQTSEALLGVALQGRRSEVFIFTKCGATEGFTRYDWSTEGILSHISESLRRLRTDYLDLVQLHSCDAATLRQGDAILGLQRAREKGWTRYIGYSGDGEAARLAVTMGVFDTLQTSISIADQEALELTLPLARERQMGVIAKRPIANAAWRTGRKPKDPYHHVYWERLQKLNYPFLAWEVDAAVGYALRFTLSQPGVHTAIVGTTQPGRWESNARQLLAGPLSEAEIAAIRERWHAVADASWVGQV is encoded by the coding sequence ATGGAGTACCGACAACTTGGCCACACCGGTATGCGCGTCAGCGCCCTGGGCTTTGGCGGGGCCGAAATCGGCTTTACGCCGGGGATCACCCAGGGACAGGTGACGGCCCTGATTACGGCAGCCCTGGATACAGGGCTGAACGTCGTGGACACCGCCGCAGCGTACCAAACGAGCGAGGCGCTGCTGGGCGTGGCGCTCCAGGGACGGCGGTCAGAGGTGTTCATCTTCACGAAGTGCGGGGCGACGGAGGGCTTTACCCGCTACGACTGGTCCACGGAAGGCATCCTGAGCCACATCAGCGAAAGCCTCCGGCGGCTGCGGACGGACTACCTTGACCTTGTGCAACTGCACTCCTGCGATGCCGCCACCCTGCGGCAGGGCGATGCCATTCTGGGGCTGCAACGGGCGCGGGAAAAGGGCTGGACGCGCTACATCGGCTACAGCGGGGATGGCGAAGCCGCCCGGTTGGCCGTGACCATGGGCGTGTTTGACACCCTGCAAACCTCCATCAGCATTGCCGATCAGGAAGCGCTTGAGCTGACGCTGCCGCTGGCCCGCGAGCGGCAAATGGGTGTGATTGCCAAGCGTCCGATTGCCAACGCCGCCTGGCGCACCGGGCGCAAGCCGAAAGACCCCTACCACCACGTGTACTGGGAGCGGCTCCAGAAGCTCAACTACCCGTTTCTGGCCTGGGAAGTGGATGCGGCTGTCGGTTATGCCCTGCGGTTTACGCTCTCCCAGCCGGGCGTCCACACGGCGATTGTCGGCACGACCCAGCCGGGCCGGTGGGAATCCAACGCGCGGCAGCTTCTGGCCGGGCCGCTTTCCGAGGCGGAAATTGCTGCCATCCGGGAACGGTGGCACGCGGTCGCCGATGCTTCCTGGGTCGGTCAGGTGTAA
- a CDS encoding two-component regulator propeller domain-containing protein, with the protein MQSHYGYFLGLCLCVWLALTGPVFGQATTWPHALRFQRFEHNQALSNLAVHTLVQDRFGLLWIGTEDGLNRYDGHSIKQYRHQPDDPYSLPANGVFKLHAARDGTLWARLADRSLCRYDWQQDRFLREPLNLPETSNWRLNILAEDQQGYLWLAGQTTLVRYDPRTKTSRSFALPEVKPPETAPAQPIGVRDLTIDHQGRIWVNVSFRLCRFHPETGSLAATEVSLDQNNPLLAHPNGYLYGAARVNGQLRLLEMAPETARVVGEYPIGQRPTLTAELTANFLVADGDLLWVAINGIGVGRFNTRTKALDYAVYDRANPRSLAGGEPLAILRDRSGVLWVGDVRQGLSLLTPYAAYFKTYRSDPNRPDHLSLSDDYIRGLCEDRAGNIWVGTQYGGLNCLVARTRTIRHFRHRPGDTASLAHDAVWAVLEDRQGQLWVGSRSGLQTFDPQRERFTTFPLPPNEAGQQPAVLTLFEDMDGSLWVGSGAHIFAIPPDRRRVTEPLAARLTETSLAGKIGEVQAFYRDAQGALWIGLDEGLLRLAPDGRTLRYFQEELGRSVSGPPTVCYFLTDSAGRFWLATKGMGLLQYDPAHDRFQALTERDGLPHNNVYAVLEDRRGRLWMSTDDGIARYEPRTGKLRHYRAEEGLQGREFNRRAHLQTRSGIIFFGGTQGLTAFPPDELEDNPYPPPVVAFVQTGQQTRLVTAESPPVDIPRDERTVTLQLAALDFNAPQSNQYAYRVEGRDAGWRVLDRQSTLTLPDLSPGNWVIHVRASNNDGAWNEDGLRVRLYVQPPWWRTTWAYAGYFLVGTLLAWGGYRLRRDRTRLLMRTRVAQARLAAQTRAKQRQTKLSRQLAYKNRELIEANDRLRQLDEVKQRFTAMLVHDLKAPLASVKMLLELLKTLLGDSIDREIQEIMDNTARSAERTLQLIHEMLEVMRAEAGGLQLDLQETNLRTVLESALATILPLSRDKQQTVESELAADLPSLKADGPKLERALVNLLSNAVKYTPEGGCIWLKTKVIQGTGVERGRRFLVIEVSDTGIGIPETELPYIFDPYRQSTRGHAVGAGLGLAIVRNIIAAHGGNVTVRSQVGVGTTFWVTLPLPQPALSNQNEDRSDEPASAAS; encoded by the coding sequence ATGCAGTCCCACTACGGATACTTTCTCGGTCTGTGTCTTTGTGTCTGGCTGGCGCTTACCGGCCCGGTCTTCGGACAGGCGACCACCTGGCCGCATGCACTGCGGTTTCAGCGGTTTGAACACAACCAGGCGCTGTCGAATCTGGCCGTTCACACACTGGTGCAGGACCGGTTTGGGCTGCTCTGGATTGGCACTGAAGACGGCCTCAACCGCTACGATGGGCACAGCATCAAGCAGTACCGCCACCAGCCGGACGATCCGTACAGCCTGCCTGCGAACGGGGTGTTCAAGCTGCACGCAGCGCGCGACGGTACCCTGTGGGCACGGCTGGCAGACCGCAGTCTGTGCCGCTACGACTGGCAGCAGGACCGGTTTCTCCGCGAGCCACTCAACCTGCCTGAAACTTCAAACTGGAGACTCAACATCCTCGCCGAAGACCAGCAGGGATACCTCTGGCTGGCCGGTCAAACCACACTCGTCCGCTATGACCCACGCACGAAAACTTCCCGGTCCTTTGCACTACCGGAGGTGAAACCGCCGGAAACCGCACCGGCCCAGCCCATCGGTGTCCGCGACCTGACCATTGACCACCAGGGACGTATCTGGGTCAACGTTTCCTTCCGGCTCTGCCGGTTCCACCCGGAGACCGGGTCCCTGGCAGCCACGGAAGTCAGCCTTGACCAAAACAACCCGCTTTTGGCGCACCCCAACGGCTACCTCTACGGCGCGGCCAGGGTGAATGGTCAGCTCAGGCTGCTGGAGATGGCGCCGGAGACCGCACGGGTGGTTGGGGAGTATCCCATCGGGCAGCGACCGACCCTGACCGCGGAATTGACAGCCAACTTCCTTGTCGCCGACGGCGATCTGCTCTGGGTCGCCATCAACGGCATTGGCGTGGGGCGGTTCAACACGCGGACAAAAGCCCTCGACTACGCCGTGTATGACCGCGCCAACCCACGCAGCCTCGCCGGCGGTGAACCGCTTGCCATCCTGCGCGACCGTTCGGGCGTGCTCTGGGTGGGCGATGTACGCCAGGGGCTGTCCCTGCTCACCCCCTATGCCGCCTATTTCAAGACCTACCGCAGTGACCCCAATCGCCCTGACCACCTGAGCCTCAGCGACGACTACATCCGGGGGCTGTGTGAAGACCGCGCTGGCAATATCTGGGTCGGGACCCAGTACGGCGGCCTCAACTGTCTCGTCGCCCGGACCCGCACGATTCGGCACTTCCGGCATCGTCCGGGCGATACTGCCTCGCTGGCCCACGACGCTGTCTGGGCCGTGCTGGAAGACCGGCAGGGGCAACTCTGGGTGGGTTCACGCAGCGGGTTGCAGACATTCGATCCGCAACGGGAACGGTTCACAACCTTTCCCTTACCGCCAAATGAAGCAGGGCAACAGCCGGCGGTGCTTACCCTCTTTGAAGACATGGACGGCAGTCTGTGGGTGGGAAGCGGCGCACACATCTTCGCCATCCCGCCCGACCGCCGCCGGGTTACAGAACCTCTTGCGGCGCGCCTGACAGAAACTTCCCTTGCCGGGAAGATTGGCGAAGTACAGGCATTTTACCGGGATGCCCAAGGTGCGCTCTGGATTGGCCTGGACGAAGGACTGCTGCGCCTGGCGCCGGATGGCCGGACTCTGCGTTACTTTCAGGAGGAGCTGGGCCGGTCGGTTTCGGGCCCTCCGACGGTTTGTTACTTTCTCACGGACAGCGCCGGCCGGTTCTGGCTGGCGACCAAGGGCATGGGCCTGTTACAGTACGACCCGGCGCACGACCGCTTTCAGGCGCTGACCGAGCGCGACGGGCTGCCCCACAACAACGTCTATGCTGTGCTGGAAGACCGCCGGGGACGGCTGTGGATGAGCACCGACGACGGCATTGCCCGGTACGAACCCCGGACGGGCAAGCTGCGTCACTACCGCGCCGAAGAAGGCTTGCAGGGCCGGGAGTTCAACCGCCGGGCCCATCTCCAGACCCGGAGCGGCATTATCTTCTTTGGCGGTACGCAGGGACTGACCGCCTTTCCGCCAGACGAACTGGAAGACAACCCCTACCCGCCACCTGTTGTTGCCTTTGTTCAGACGGGACAGCAGACACGACTCGTTACAGCGGAAAGCCCCCCGGTTGACATCCCCCGCGATGAACGCACTGTAACCCTCCAGTTGGCAGCGCTCGACTTCAACGCCCCCCAATCCAACCAGTATGCCTACCGGGTGGAAGGGCGGGACGCCGGGTGGCGGGTGCTGGACCGGCAAAGCACACTTACGCTGCCCGATCTGTCACCGGGCAACTGGGTCATCCACGTCAGGGCGTCCAATAACGACGGCGCCTGGAATGAGGACGGTCTGCGAGTCCGCCTGTACGTCCAGCCGCCCTGGTGGCGTACGACCTGGGCCTATGCCGGCTATTTTCTGGTCGGGACGCTGCTGGCGTGGGGTGGCTACCGGCTGCGCCGTGACCGGACGCGCCTGCTGATGCGCACGCGCGTGGCGCAGGCCAGACTCGCCGCCCAAACTCGCGCCAAGCAGCGGCAGACAAAACTTAGCCGTCAACTCGCTTACAAGAACCGGGAACTCATTGAGGCCAACGACCGGCTGCGGCAACTGGATGAAGTCAAGCAACGCTTTACGGCCATGCTCGTCCACGATCTGAAAGCGCCGCTGGCTTCGGTAAAGATGCTGCTGGAACTGCTCAAAACCCTTCTTGGCGACAGCATTGACCGGGAAATTCAGGAGATTATGGACAACACAGCCCGGAGCGCCGAGCGGACGCTTCAGCTCATCCATGAAATGCTGGAGGTGATGCGGGCGGAGGCCGGCGGGCTGCAACTTGACCTGCAGGAAACCAACCTGCGCACTGTGCTGGAAAGCGCCCTGGCAACCATTCTGCCGCTCAGCCGGGACAAGCAACAAACCGTGGAAAGTGAGCTTGCGGCTGACTTGCCCAGCCTCAAAGCCGACGGGCCAAAGCTGGAGCGCGCCCTGGTCAACCTGCTGTCGAACGCCGTCAAATACACCCCGGAAGGTGGCTGCATCTGGTTGAAAACAAAAGTCATTCAGGGAACCGGAGTGGAACGTGGGCGACGGTTCCTGGTGATCGAAGTCAGTGACACCGGCATCGGCATCCCGGAAACCGAACTGCCTTACATCTTTGATCCCTACCGCCAATCCACCAGAGGGCATGCCGTCGGGGCCGGGTTGGGACTGGCCATTGTGCGTAACATCATTGCCGCCCACGGCGGGAACGTCACCGTACGCAGCCAGGTCGGTGTTGGAACGACGTTCTGGGTCACGCTGCCACTTCCCCAGCCGGCACTTTCCAATCAGAATGAGGACCGCTCGGATGAGCCGGCATCGGCGGCATCCTGA
- a CDS encoding META domain-containing protein encodes MRVTLHFLPRFLALFCALTLLLAAAAEARPAGESWLDRPLTDWNRSRGGQLAPLPDPPDVPDVAAPDICNEQMRKPVQPFERTLVARGWKLFGPVQVFGPAQVVMATSGLDGMCRPLGFQAFVTWDGRYAGTLSPVAMQARTDGALTRVELISPSRLMAEFSRYAPGDPACCPSRTAVVNYVLQPGEAPTLRAEDVSHFQTCPERPAEPGASSAGASSGGTPIGGVSGTAGPDRLAGKRWTLVEVEGETVNVAEPFIEFDPASRRYTGSDGCNRFSGRYEIQGARLRFAPPTRTKRACLDEPVRRLESRFNRLLPQVNRFEMLGDRLVLYASKRRLMVLAARSSD; translated from the coding sequence ATGCGTGTCACCCTCCACTTCCTGCCCCGTTTTCTGGCGTTGTTCTGCGCCCTGACTCTCCTGTTGGCAGCGGCGGCTGAAGCGCGTCCGGCCGGTGAAAGCTGGCTGGACCGCCCGCTGACCGACTGGAACCGCTCCCGTGGCGGCCAGCTCGCACCACTGCCTGACCCGCCCGATGTCCCGGATGTGGCCGCGCCGGACATCTGCAATGAGCAGATGCGCAAACCGGTCCAGCCATTCGAGCGGACGCTCGTCGCCCGTGGCTGGAAGCTGTTTGGCCCGGTGCAGGTCTTCGGCCCGGCCCAGGTCGTCATGGCCACGTCGGGACTCGATGGCATGTGCCGTCCACTGGGTTTCCAGGCGTTTGTCACTTGGGACGGCCGCTATGCCGGCACGCTGTCGCCGGTCGCCATGCAGGCGCGCACGGATGGCGCACTCACCCGGGTCGAGCTGATTTCCCCCTCGCGCCTGATGGCGGAGTTCAGTCGCTATGCCCCCGGCGACCCGGCCTGCTGTCCTTCGCGGACGGCGGTCGTCAACTACGTCCTGCAGCCGGGCGAGGCGCCCACCCTTCGGGCCGAAGATGTCTCACACTTCCAAACCTGTCCCGAACGGCCGGCCGAGCCGGGCGCATCCAGTGCGGGCGCATCCAGTGGAGGGACACCGATTGGCGGCGTGAGCGGAACTGCCGGACCGGACCGATTGGCCGGCAAACGCTGGACGCTGGTGGAAGTCGAAGGTGAGACGGTCAATGTCGCCGAACCCTTCATCGAGTTTGATCCGGCTAGTCGGCGCTACACCGGCTCGGACGGTTGCAACCGCTTTTCCGGGCGCTACGAAATCCAGGGTGCCAGACTGCGGTTTGCACCGCCCACCAGAACCAAGCGCGCCTGCCTCGATGAGCCGGTCCGGCGACTCGAAAGCCGCTTCAACCGCTTGCTTCCCCAGGTCAACCGGTTTGAAATGCTGGGCGACCGATTGGTGCTGTATGCCAGCAAGCGGCGGCTCATGGTACTGGCTGCCCGCTCTTCTGACTGA
- a CDS encoding AarF/ABC1/UbiB kinase family protein: protein MPPSVTTGPLRAVRPLRLLVRTLTIVATLLPVWWLVARRLLWAALRASPARLSPLDERAAQRLREACERLGVIFVKLGQLLGVRADFLPPPYVVQLARLQDSVTPVPFRVVKPALEREFGMPLHLAFEAFEETPLATASIGQVHRARYAGREVVVKFLRPDTRELLALDLRVLRFWARLGRRIDPRRQWDLIDDILDAIEAGFFEEADFAAEREHAERLREQLAGIPGVYVPYTVPARCTPNVLTLEFCSGVRIANVEQIRAWGLDGDALLNRLVELYARMMLLDGYYHADPHPGNFLVQPDGTLVLLDFGLVRELSEPTRRTLYTAARAALSGDIGRVVECLYASGMLPPDAPRAEAERFVVSFARLSVAFNQDTRGRVTALEDLLRGYPNLKFVIPPDLLYAFRLVQMLEGVASNFRPGWNVVADGGQGLAAAFTAFLLDGPPDGSASPFDRFVDTLRLGFGTAARTLVDRLGILVRVLAR from the coding sequence ATGCCGCCTTCCGTCACAACCGGGCCTCTCAGAGCGGTGCGCCCGCTGCGTTTGCTCGTCCGCACGCTGACGATTGTGGCGACGCTGCTGCCGGTGTGGTGGCTGGTTGCCCGCCGGCTGCTCTGGGCGGCCCTGCGCGCTTCCCCCGCCCGTCTGTCCCCGCTCGATGAGCGCGCAGCGCAGCGTTTGCGTGAAGCCTGCGAGCGGCTGGGTGTCATTTTCGTCAAACTGGGGCAGCTTCTCGGCGTCCGCGCGGACTTTCTGCCGCCGCCCTACGTCGTGCAGCTTGCCCGTCTTCAGGATAGCGTCACACCCGTGCCGTTTCGGGTGGTCAAACCGGCGCTCGAACGTGAGTTCGGAATGCCGCTCCACCTGGCGTTCGAGGCCTTCGAGGAAACACCCCTCGCCACGGCCAGCATCGGGCAGGTGCACCGCGCCCGGTACGCCGGCCGGGAAGTCGTCGTCAAGTTTCTGCGCCCCGACACCCGCGAACTGCTGGCGCTCGACCTGCGGGTGCTCCGCTTCTGGGCGCGTCTGGGCCGCCGGATCGATCCGCGCCGCCAGTGGGACCTCATTGACGACATTCTGGACGCCATTGAGGCTGGGTTTTTTGAGGAAGCCGACTTTGCCGCCGAACGCGAGCATGCCGAACGCCTGCGCGAGCAACTGGCCGGAATACCGGGCGTGTATGTGCCCTACACCGTTCCGGCGCGCTGTACGCCGAATGTGCTGACGCTGGAGTTCTGCTCCGGCGTCCGCATTGCCAACGTGGAGCAAATCCGCGCCTGGGGGCTCGACGGCGACGCCCTGCTCAACCGCCTCGTCGAACTCTACGCCCGCATGATGCTGCTGGACGGCTACTACCACGCCGATCCGCATCCGGGGAACTTTCTGGTGCAGCCCGACGGCACGCTGGTTCTGCTCGACTTCGGACTGGTACGGGAGCTTTCCGAACCGACGCGCCGTACGCTCTACACCGCTGCCCGGGCCGCGCTCAGCGGCGACATCGGGCGGGTGGTCGAGTGTCTCTATGCGTCCGGGATGCTGCCGCCCGACGCGCCCCGCGCTGAAGCCGAACGGTTCGTGGTGTCGTTTGCGCGGCTCAGCGTCGCCTTCAATCAGGACACCCGCGGACGGGTGACGGCGCTGGAAGACCTGCTGCGTGGTTATCCGAATCTCAAGTTCGTCATTCCGCCCGACCTGCTCTACGCCTTTCGTCTGGTGCAGATGCTGGAAGGCGTGGCGTCGAACTTTCGTCCCGGCTGGAATGTCGTGGCGGATGGCGGGCAGGGGCTGGCCGCGGCCTTTACGGCCTTCCTGCTTGACGGTCCGCCGGATGGCAGCGCGTCACCTTTCGACCGTTTTGTGGATACGCTGCGGCTGGGTTTCGGCACGGCAGCCCGTACCCTCGTGGATCGCCTGGGCATTCTCGTCCGGGTGCTTGCCCGGTGA
- a CDS encoding putative quinol monooxygenase: MSFPIVVLAYFRAKPEHLAELRAALAELIRATRREPGCLRYDLHVAADDPTSFVMIEQWATRTALEAHLAQPHTRTALAKVPAWLADEVRISQWTALELDQLAAARHSS, encoded by the coding sequence ATGTCATTTCCCATCGTGGTCTTAGCCTATTTTCGCGCCAAACCGGAGCATCTCGCGGAGCTTCGCGCGGCGCTGGCCGAGCTTATCCGCGCCACCCGCCGCGAGCCGGGCTGTCTGCGCTACGATTTGCACGTTGCGGCTGACGATCCAACCTCGTTTGTCATGATTGAGCAGTGGGCCACCCGGACCGCACTCGAAGCCCACCTGGCACAGCCCCACACCCGGACGGCGCTGGCCAAGGTTCCGGCGTGGCTGGCAGATGAGGTGCGTATTTCGCAGTGGACGGCGCTCGAACTCGACCAACTTGCAGCGGCCCGGCACAGTTCCTGA
- a CDS encoding ParB/RepB/Spo0J family partition protein: MSKSKRFATSTTLSPARLSALADHVAAELGAEPAARVLDVPLDALRENPYQPRRTFDADALRDLTASIQQHGILQPLIGRREADGRVTVIAGHRRWQAARAAGLSAVPVVLRSEVSDADLQVLALIENLQREDLHAVEKARALGAVAQRFPTQAQAAQALGMKRSALAMWLRVLELDAAVLEVCATIPQCSLRMLLDLLALAPARRLAAARRLALGPSAGPAPEAGRAPAREGGQPAAAPTRKAEAPAGAAVFRFAYRLPDKPATLRVTVTTTARRAVTTAAEVRAALQAALDRLAAGEA; encoded by the coding sequence ATGTCCAAAAGCAAGCGATTTGCCACAAGTACGACCCTTTCACCCGCCCGCCTGTCGGCGCTGGCCGACCACGTGGCGGCTGAGTTGGGGGCGGAGCCGGCGGCCCGGGTACTGGACGTGCCGCTCGACGCGCTGCGGGAAAATCCCTACCAGCCACGGCGCACCTTCGATGCCGATGCCCTGCGCGACCTGACGGCTTCAATACAGCAGCACGGGATTTTGCAGCCGCTCATCGGGCGGCGCGAAGCCGACGGGCGGGTGACGGTCATTGCCGGCCACCGGCGCTGGCAGGCGGCCAGAGCGGCCGGGCTGTCGGCGGTGCCCGTCGTGCTGCGGTCGGAAGTCTCGGATGCCGACCTGCAGGTGCTGGCGCTCATCGAGAACCTTCAGCGGGAAGACCTCCACGCCGTGGAAAAGGCACGCGCGCTGGGGGCGGTGGCGCAGCGGTTTCCGACGCAGGCGCAGGCGGCGCAGGCGCTGGGGATGAAGCGGTCGGCGCTGGCGATGTGGCTGCGCGTGCTGGAGCTGGACGCCGCCGTGCTGGAAGTCTGCGCGACGATTCCCCAGTGTTCGCTGCGGATGCTGCTCGATCTGCTGGCATTGGCTCCGGCGCGGCGGCTGGCCGCCGCCAGGCGGCTGGCCCTGGGGCCGTCCGCCGGGCCGGCCCCGGAAGCCGGACGCGCCCCCGCCCGCGAGGGAGGACAACCGGCGGCCGCACCGACCCGGAAGGCGGAAGCGCCGGCCGGGGCGGCGGTCTTCCGGTTTGCCTACCGCCTGCCGGACAAGCCCGCCACGCTGCGGGTGACGGTGACGACGACGGCCCGCCGGGCGGTGACAACGGCGGCCGAGGTGCGGGCGGCCCTTCAGGCGGCGCTCGACCGGCTGGCCGCCGGGGAGGCGTGA
- a CDS encoding nicotinamidase, with protein MSDTTPLPFPPHYDPIQTVAAEYPGTAPQALFAPAMAWQQAHSLRPAADDARRAHLLVIDMQVDFCFPSGALYVAGRSGTGGTDALRRTVEFMYRYLPWISEITCTLDSHVPYQVFFPGAHLTEDSTPVAPHTVITAADYRAGRYRPNPALAAPLGVTTEWLTHQVTDYCTRLEATGKYALYVWPYHCLVGTAGHRLAGVLADACLFHAFARGAANAPVLKGDSPLTENYSVFAPEVTTCWDGQPMPGAVRHEALLKRLLTADVILVAGLASSHCVVASVADLLAFVQEHNPYLAHRIVLLRDAMAPVVVPGADFTDAAEQALASFEAAGARVLTTDDPVEAWWG; from the coding sequence ATGTCTGACACCACGCCCTTGCCCTTTCCGCCCCACTACGATCCCATCCAGACTGTTGCCGCCGAGTACCCGGGCACGGCGCCACAGGCGCTCTTTGCGCCAGCGATGGCCTGGCAACAGGCCCACTCCCTGCGCCCGGCGGCCGACGATGCCCGGCGGGCGCACCTGCTCGTCATTGACATGCAGGTGGACTTCTGCTTTCCCTCCGGGGCGCTGTACGTCGCCGGCCGGTCGGGAACCGGCGGAACGGATGCCCTCCGCCGGACGGTCGAGTTTATGTACCGTTACCTGCCCTGGATTTCAGAGATCACCTGCACGCTGGACAGCCACGTGCCATACCAGGTGTTTTTTCCGGGCGCCCATCTGACCGAAGACAGCACGCCGGTGGCTCCCCACACGGTCATCACCGCCGCCGACTACCGCGCCGGCCGCTACCGCCCCAATCCGGCACTGGCAGCGCCGCTTGGCGTGACGACGGAATGGCTGACACACCAGGTTACGGACTACTGCACGCGCCTGGAAGCGACCGGCAAGTATGCGCTCTACGTCTGGCCCTACCATTGCCTCGTGGGCACAGCCGGCCACCGGCTGGCCGGGGTGCTGGCGGATGCCTGCCTGTTCCACGCCTTTGCCCGCGGTGCCGCGAATGCGCCGGTGCTCAAAGGCGACAGCCCCCTGACAGAAAACTACTCCGTCTTTGCCCCGGAAGTGACCACGTGCTGGGACGGACAGCCGATGCCGGGTGCCGTACGCCACGAGGCGCTGCTCAAGCGCCTGCTGACGGCGGATGTCATTCTGGTGGCCGGTCTGGCGTCGAGCCACTGTGTGGTGGCAAGCGTCGCCGACCTGCTGGCTTTCGTGCAGGAGCACAACCCGTATCTGGCGCACCGGATAGTCCTGCTGCGGGATGCCATGGCGCCGGTGGTCGTTCCCGGCGCCGACTTCACGGACGCCGCCGAACAGGCGCTGGCTTCTTTTGAAGCCGCTGGCGCGCGGGTGCTGACCACGGACGATCCAGTGGAGGCATGGTGGGGCTGA